TTCGCAAATGGGATTAATTACACGTTTGCTTGAGAATAATAACGCCTTGAATTTACACTGGGAATATAATGCGTCAGTGAGTGTGAATGCTGATATACCCGTAAATTTTTGCGAGAGTTTAACGCGTGAACTTGACGAATTACTTGCTAGGAAAATTATAATTTCATTTGACAAGAATTTATCAGCGTTATAATATATTCAGCGTTTGAAAATTTTAGCAGCATAATAATATGGTGGGTTGGCCGAGAGGCTGAAGGCGCTCGCCTGCTAAGTGAGTATAGGGTCTAATAACTCTATCGTGAGTTCGAATCTCACACCCACCGCCATAATTTTCCTGCGGTAGTAGCTCAGCTGGATAGAGCGAAGGCCTACGGAGCCTTAGGTCGTGGGTTCGAATCCTGCCTACCGCGCTATAACTTGAGAGAAAACAGGCGGTGTAATAAGCCGCTTTTTTTGTATATTATTATTTGGCTCAAAGTCTGAATATTTTCTTAATGGCCGAAGAGAAATTTTCAGAATAAAGCATAAATTTATAGGCAAGGAGATTATATTTTCATCATGACAAAGAAAATTTTAACCTGCACGCTTTTAATTCTTGCAATGGCTTCAAGTGCATTCGGAGCAGCTTTCAAACTCGGCGGAACTGCACCACTTACCGGCGGAGCAGCTATTTACGGAATGGCCGCAATGAGAGGCGCACAAATCGCAGTAGACGAAATCAACGCAATGAACGGCGATATTAAATTCGAGCTTAATTATCAGGACGATACACATGACGCAGAGAAGGCCGTTAATGCCTATAACGCGTTGAAAGACTGGGGTATGCAGATTTCTTTAGGTTCTGTAACGTCAAAGCCCTGTGAGGCAACAGCAGCAGAAAATTTTGCAGATAGAATATTTGCTCTTACTCCGTCGGCATCGTCTGCGGCAGTTACTGACGGGAAGGATAACGTCTTCCAAATGTGCTTTGTAGATCCTAATCAGGGAACAGCAAGCGCGCAATATATAGCAAATAAGAAATTAGCTAAGAAAGTCGCTGTTATCTGGAAAAATGACGATGTTTATTCAAAAGGTATCAGAGACACATTTATTGAGACAGCCCCGAAATTAGGCATTGAGATCGTCAGTGAAACAACTTTTGCGGACGGTAATGATAACGATTTCTCGGTGCAGTTGACAGACGCTCAGAAAAACGGTGCGGAACTCGTATTCTTGCCGATGTATTATCAGCCTGCCAGCTTAATTTTTGCTCAAGCCAAATCAATGGGCTATGCTCCTAAATGGTTTGGAGTTGACGGCATGGACGGAATTTTGACGATGGAAGGCTTTGACAAATCACTTGCTGAAGGTGTTATGTTATTGACCCCGTTTAATGCAGACGCAAATGACGAGCTTACTAAAAAGTTTGTTGCAGAATATCAGAAGAGACATAACGAGATTCCGAATCAGTTCGCGGCAGACGGTTATGACTGCGTTTATGCTTACTGTCAGGCATTGACTCAGGCAAAGGCAAAAGCAGACATGGAAGCTGAAGAACTCTGCAAATTAATGATTGAGCAGTTCACTACAATGAAATTTAACGGAGTAACAGGCTCAAACGTAACATGGTCGAAAAACGGCGAAGTCTCAAAGGATCCCAAGGGAATGATCATCAAGAACGGCGCATATGTCGGACTTGACTAATTTGATAATAATTTCACGAGAAAAAATTTTCATGAGCAGTCAGGAGAGAGTCGGCCTTACAAAATCTCCGGCTGCTTTTGTATATTAAGGAGCTATAAATTTATCGATGATATTTCTTAATTATTTTATCAGCGGCATAAGTCTGGGCAGCATTTACGCAATTATCGCGCTGGGCTATACAATGGTATACGGAATCGCAAAAATGTTGAATTTTGCTCACGGCGATGTAATTATGATAGGTGCTTATGTGTGCTTTTATGCGGTCTCGCGCTATGAACTTCACCCGTTTATAGGGATAATTTTAGCAATGATAGTGTGTACTTTTCTCGGAATAATAATAGAAAGATTTGCATATAAGCCATTGAGGCAGGCTCCATCTTTGGCAGTCTTGATTACAGCAATAGGAGTCAGCTATTTTTTGCAGAATACAGCGTTATTATTATGGTCGTCAAATCCTAAAGTCTTCCCGTCAATTATAGGCCGGGGCGCGTTTAAATTATTTGAAGGCGAGCTGTCAATTTCGCATGTTACAGCTTTGACGATTATAACGTGTTTAGTAATCATGATTATATTGACGGCATTTATAAATAAAACCCGGCTCGGGAAGGCAATGCGTGCATGTTCAGAAGATAAGGGCGCGGCTCAATTAATGGGAATAAACGTAAACGCTACAATTTCTATGACGTTCGCAATAGGGTCGGGGCTGGCTGCGATTGCCGGGGCGTTATTATGTTCAGCATATCCGACTTTGATGCCGACGACTGGAGCATTACCGGGAATCAAGGCATTTACTGCGGCAGTATTCGGCGGGATCGGGTCAATTCCGGGGGCATTTCTGGGCGGCTTAATGCTGGGAGTTATTGAAATTTTTGCGAAGGCTTATATTTCGAGTCAGTTATCTGATGCTGTAGTCTTTGCTGTATTAATTATAGTATTGCTTGTGAAGCCTGCGGGACTTCTCGGTAAATACACACAAGAGAAGGTGTAAAATATGACAATGCGCAGGTTAATAAATTTAAAGCGTGTAGAAGCAAGAAGAATTTATCTCACATATTTTATAGTAATTCTTGCATATATAATCTGTCAGACAATGAGCAGCACAAAATTTTTAAGCTCAACAATGCGGGGTATGCTCGTTCCGATTTGTGCTTATATGGTAATGGCTGTGTCATTAAATTTAGTTGTAGGAATTTCGGGGGAGCTTTCACTTGGCCACGCAGGTTTTATGTCGATCGGAGCATTTTCCGGGGTAGCGTCGGCAATATTAATGCAAAATTTGATTCCCTTTGCACCTGTGAGACTCGCACTTGCTATGATAATTGCGGCGATTT
This is a stretch of genomic DNA from Synergistaceae bacterium. It encodes these proteins:
- a CDS encoding ABC transporter substrate-binding protein, whose translation is MTKKILTCTLLILAMASSAFGAAFKLGGTAPLTGGAAIYGMAAMRGAQIAVDEINAMNGDIKFELNYQDDTHDAEKAVNAYNALKDWGMQISLGSVTSKPCEATAAENFADRIFALTPSASSAAVTDGKDNVFQMCFVDPNQGTASAQYIANKKLAKKVAVIWKNDDVYSKGIRDTFIETAPKLGIEIVSETTFADGNDNDFSVQLTDAQKNGAELVFLPMYYQPASLIFAQAKSMGYAPKWFGVDGMDGILTMEGFDKSLAEGVMLLTPFNADANDELTKKFVAEYQKRHNEIPNQFAADGYDCVYAYCQALTQAKAKADMEAEELCKLMIEQFTTMKFNGVTGSNVTWSKNGEVSKDPKGMIIKNGAYVGLD
- a CDS encoding branched-chain amino acid ABC transporter permease, coding for MIFLNYFISGISLGSIYAIIALGYTMVYGIAKMLNFAHGDVIMIGAYVCFYAVSRYELHPFIGIILAMIVCTFLGIIIERFAYKPLRQAPSLAVLITAIGVSYFLQNTALLLWSSNPKVFPSIIGRGAFKLFEGELSISHVTALTIITCLVIMIILTAFINKTRLGKAMRACSEDKGAAQLMGINVNATISMTFAIGSGLAAIAGALLCSAYPTLMPTTGALPGIKAFTAAVFGGIGSIPGAFLGGLMLGVIEIFAKAYISSQLSDAVVFAVLIIVLLVKPAGLLGKYTQEKV